A genomic region of Trifolium pratense cultivar HEN17-A07 linkage group LG3, ARS_RC_1.1, whole genome shotgun sequence contains the following coding sequences:
- the LOC123918941 gene encoding uncharacterized protein LOC123918941 isoform X1, producing MAYSRSFMFLGVILFVILSTQVLDANHVPEPSNTKPMASMHSHLMFSESDLMTIHENLMKKYDAKTILKRQKILNDVFDKKNEVSISGEEEKVFLDDKEDKLQKSVDENDVSKNHEEDKVSLSDAEDKVTKGNHEGKISKNDNEDSARERDDGRARANKEMEELITKLNVLYEELNTLNNHMSDLQERLMPL from the exons ATGGCTTACTCAAGGTCATTTATGTTTCTTGGTGTTATTCTTTTTGTTATTCTCTCAACTCAAGTTTTAGATGCAAATCATGTACCCGAGCCTTCTAATACTA AGCCGATGGCCAGCATGCACAGTCATTTGATGTTTTCGGAATCTGATTTGATGACTATTCATGAAAATTTGATGAAGAAGTATGATGCTAAAACTATTCTCAAACGCCAAAAAATTCTAAATGATGTATTTGACAAGAAAAATGAAGTTTCTATCAGTGGTGAAGAAGAGAAAGTTTTCTTAGACGATAAGGAAGACAAATTACAAAAAAGTGTCGACGAAAATGATGTTTCAAAAAATCATGAGGAGGATAAAGTTTCTTTGAGTGACGCAGAAGATAAAGTTACCAAAGGTAATCATGAaggtaaaatttctaaaaatgaCAATGAAGATAGTGCTCGGGAGAGGGATGACGGTCGTGCTCGGGCGAACAAGGAGATGGAGGAGCTGATTACGAAGTTGAATGTCCTGTACGAGGAGTTGAATACGCTCAATAACCATATGTCAGATTTACAGGAAAGGTTGATGCCGTtgtaa
- the LOC123918945 gene encoding calmodulin-2-like: protein MDCLKSYMIFALVLFVILYSQVLTAIQVHDESPITESNLSRMVVKSTDERILEFKKTFILFNNGKVGCIAIKEFGNVMRSIGHIPTNAELQVIKNEVDVGTSYVVEILNWITKMFIKFDEDHNDVISVDEFRHFATKLDKHEMNVQTANDAVGAYDSDSDGKLNLHEFYNIVIVMIKDRNKFLGVNRNSNGDRSKPQPKS from the exons ATGGATTGCTTGAAGTCATATATGatttttgctcttgttcttttTGTTATTCTCTATTCTCAAGTTTTAACGGCAATTCAAGTGCATGATGAGTCTCCTATTACTG AATCAAATCTTTCTCGAATGGTTGTTAAATCcaccgatgaacggatcttagAATTTAAGAAGACCTTCATCCTTTTCAACAACGGAAAAGTTGGTTGTATTGCTATCAAAGAATTTGGAAATGTAATGCGGTCGATCGGTCATATCCCAACTAATGCTGAGTTGCAGGTCATTAAAAATGAGGTCGACGTTGGTACCAGTTACGTTGTAGAAATATTGAACTGGATCACAAAAATGTTCATTAAGTTTGATGAGGATCATAATGATGTCATATCTGTAGACGAGTTTCGTCATTTCGCTACAAAGCTCGACAAGCATGAGATGAATGTCCAAACAGCGAATGATGCCGTTGGTGCTTATGATAGTGATAGTGATGGGAAGCTAAACTTACATGAGTTTTACAATATAGTAATAGTGATGATTAAGGACAGAAATAAGTTTTTAGGAGTTAATCGTAATAGTAATGGAGATAGATCAAAACCACAACCAAAATCttaa
- the LOC123918947 gene encoding V-type proton ATPase subunit e1, giving the protein MGFLITTAIFAVIGIIACLCTRICCNRGPSANLFHLTLVITATICCWMMWAIVYLAQMKPLIVPILSGE; this is encoded by the exons ATGGGTTTCTTGATAACAACAGCAATCTTCGCGGTGATTGGAATCATCGCGTGTCTCTGCACCAGAATTTGCTGCAATAGAGGACCTTCTGCAAAtct ATTTCACCTAACTCTGGTTATTACTGCAACAATATGCTGCTGGATGAT GTGGGCGATTGTATATTTGGCACAAATGAAACCGCTCATAGTACCTATACTAAGTGGCGAATAA
- the LOC123918944 gene encoding calmodulin-like produces the protein MNYSKSYMFFCLVLFVILYSQVLTAIHVHDESPTNESNLPPMAVQSPYKRILEFKKTISLFNIGKNGCITIKEIGNVMRLLDHISTNVELKVIKNEVDVHIIGYLEWYLEWIPEIFRNFDEDHNDFISVEEFHHFATKFDNHEMTIEAANNTVSGYDIDGDRKLDLNEFINIVKVMIYGHR, from the exons ATGAATTACTCAAAGtcatatatgtttttttgtcTTGTTCTTTTTGTTATTCTCTATTCTCAAGTTTTAACTGCAATTCATGTGCATGATGAATCTCCTACTAATG AATCAAATCTTCCTCCAATGGCCGTTCAATCCCCCTACAAAAGGATCTTAGAGTTTAAGAAGACCATCAGCCTTTTCAACATCGGAAAAAATGGTTGTATTACTATCAAAGAAATTGGGAATGTAATGCGGTTGCTCGATCATATCTCAACCAATGTCGAGTTAAAAGTCATAAAAAATGAGGTCGACGTTCATATCATTGGATACCTTGAATGGTATTTGGAGTGGATTCCggaaatttttagaaattttgatGAGGATCATAATGATTTCATATCTGTAGAAGAATTTCATCATTTCGCGACAAAGTTCGACAACCATGAGATGACCATTGAAGCAGCGAACAATACTGTTAGTGGTTATGATATTGATGGTGACAGGAAGCTAGACTTAAATGAGTTTATCAATATAGTGAAAGTGATGATTTATGGACATAGATAA